Genomic DNA from Solanum pennellii chromosome 3, SPENNV200:
AGTCACCACTCAataacaagacattagaagaacactcaaataagacaccaagacttccctatcggaatgcctacttagttcAATGAGTAGatgtgtcccattccaccacctaccgtaagtagtacactctttagaAGGCTTAGCACCAAggctcccctttcggaaggtctacttagtgcaatggatagatagcgtcccataccaccacctaccctaagtagtatgttcttttagaggacttagttcattcaattcacatAAGAAGCACCAAGattcccctttcggaatgcctacatAGTGCAATGGGTAAATAGTGTcctattccactacctaccctaagtagtgtactcttttagaagacttagcactttgattacttttgtgggagttagcttaaccgacatagaccatgagagctagacatggaatccctaCATTTACCCCTattggatgagggatcctcacttgcgtagagtaaggtcattctcttagaaTTTACATGGCTTACACAATAGCGACACCTATGcgggtgcatagttaagggataacgagattgctactaagtaactcattatcTACTAATGAGGAGTACTCCTCtgaagaggtacattggaatacaatatctcaactcacgaagtgtaaccaccccttcttcatatcctctcggtgctaggcataactcctcatggattctaaacattttatatactataggttaaggattactagtgaacaccacatctaaAATCACGATGgtcattcatcctccgacctagcTTAGAGAGCTATTAGGATGTACTGAGGTTGCTATTGAACACTTCATCtgaactcacgaagagtgttcaccccaaaactccccttttgacTTGACTtagctttattcattcattcaagtgtgagtgtgtgtgtacatgtgaacacaccttacacataagcatcatttcatttacatttaacttttatacatgcttagaccttcattcatcccATCACACACTTtccatgcttcacataatcatataattcgtttaagcatactctctagcctacttcacataatatcctcataaaacacatttaacaagaataacatcattatcatcttacttcacataacaagccttcatggtctcattcacaataaacaagtaactttacattcatacaataagtaaacaccgccaccaagaaggtggaccataccactcaagagcttTCGAAATTTAAAGCTAaaaaacataaccaacttaccttTTAATCCAagatttcatcacctataacattttactcaaaaattcatcataaattagccCTTAGATAAGTAtctaaacatcaataacaacacaagtaaagcaaagctcaaagactacaaaaccAAGCTCATTTAACTCATTTCTTAAGAcacaatttgataaaaagctTTATTATGATTCCATTGAAGtattaacattaaaatcatcaactaacattataaacatcatttttgaATCATTAGAAACGTTTTTATGAAAGACCCATAATTAGAGTTAAAGGtagaagaagttagggttgaaaaccctttcgaaaattcattagaagagACTCCTTGATGAATAAACACGTCTAACCATCCCTCCTAGCtctccttgagtcttagctctAATGATGACTTTGAGAGAGCTTGTTTTTAaagagagagtttgaatattgaAGTGAGGGTTTTTTTCTAGGTCTAGGACTTATTACTAATCTATTATaacttaaaaaccctaaaaatatcatcctagggtcataaaacacttggggtgaatttaccaaacagcCCAAGTCATTACAGCAAAATGATAGCTTTTGGGGCAGTCTGAAAGACGGatccaaccaacggaccgtttgtccatcAACGGCCCGTTTGTCCATCAACGGCCCGTTGGTGGGGTTTTGTTGGTTGGTACTTAGACTCAATTGGGGACTGTCTAGCCTACCTTTCAGGTCCAAACGACGGGGCAAGTCGACCGGCCGTTGGTTGGACCACTGGCCGTCGTTCTccctcgttggtggacactgtCAAGGCAGTCTTGGGTCCTTGTCTTGGGACCTTCTCTAGgtccccttgtgggtcctaggagGGGTCATATCCAGaggttaaacccctaaacatagtcaTCTAAGTTTTAGGAacctcccacatcaatttcaaacaaaacgaacacgtaaaactcactcaaacacatcaagaaacATGAACACCTTCTAAGACACACCTTCCGAATGTAAtcgacgttcttggacgtttaacctccaaacatTACCAAACTTGAAACACTAAGGACACTCATATAACTCActttaacacaaaattaactcaataaacaatcacgaagctctagttcaccttagtttgttttagggtgttacaaaaGATGTGGCCAACCCATTGTATGACTTGAGGGCAGGATATTCAACACCGTTGGCAGTGTCACCACATTTATTGGTAGAGCTACGCAAGTTGAGGGGCCTGGTGAGAATACCAAGCGAATAGTGCATGCAGCTTCGGGAGTGCAAGTACATTTGTCTCTTTACTGGTCATGTTCATTGAGAGAATTCTAGCAGAACAAAGGCAGACCAGGTCCATAAAAGATCAGGTAGTTGAAAAATTACCACAGGTGGTCTAGAGTCAAGTATAGAGTGTAGAGCAGTGACTGCGAAATGAACTCCAACATGAGATTTCTTTGTTGAAGAACAAGACGGATGTACTCAATGTTTAGCAGATATGAGGTACCACTATTCTGATGAAGTAAATCGCTTTATCCTGAGAGGGTATATCCATAACCTTGAGTACTTGAGGAAAACAATTTCgatgataaataattatttttttgcttaataTATACATTAGTACGAAATGTTCTAATAGATGAAGTTAACATGATGTAgtctaatttcattttttttgttaataatttttcttgtgAGGTAGATACATGCTTATGaatatattttcctaaaatCTAGAGAATTGTCAcgatttatattttgataacacagttttgttttttctttgaagAAGTACATATCGATTAACGTAGTTTGATGTTTGTATATTCAATCTTCATGCATTTcttttaatctaaaaaaatattaactttcttttggtGGTGTAAATATGTAGGGGTGTTATGGTTCATGCTTGGTTgaattaattgaaaatcatttacaaCTATAGGAATTATATCATTGTTTGGTGTAAGATGTACACGTAATTATACATATGATTTCAGAGATAGAATATATTCCTAAATTTTAGTTATTAGTTTTTTTaggtaaaaagaaaatgaaaacctTTCCCAATTAACTATTAAAAGTAAGATAATTATCTTTGATTTATGTACACAGTCAATTGAGAAGTCAAATAGGAGAGTTAACAACAAGAACATCATCTATTATGttctaatttataaaataaaaattaacacacaaaagaaaatccaaaaagattaaaattagTTGTTCTCTTTACATGTTTATTTGACATTTAAACAGTTTAACGTGAAAAACAAGTGCAAAGCACATCTGGTTAGATGACAAGATAATATACAACAAATATCGCTTTTACTGCATTATTAGTGAGATATGACTAATTACATGATTGAACCTCATCATATTGAAATAAATGTATACATTATtacatttaactaataaaaatttcaactgACCATCTTCACTTGTTCGTGTGAAtagaagatatatatatatatatatatatatatatatatatatatacatatagatatagatatatatatatcctctTGATAATAttctcttgattattattaaagaatgaccctagcttctcaaaattaaattgattgaTGCTTAATTACGTGATAATAACTTTATTTGTTCTTCATACATGGTTTGctaactttaattttctttttcatattcttcatttatttattgtattttctaattacttattcaaattttatactcTGAACATCCATAACTCTCAGCTTTTCATATACATAACCTCCAAATATATAAACCAAAACttttaagatatcttttgatattccttctattCTATCGATATAAATTCAACTACTTTATCTCAAGAAACCCCTACCAAGATTATTcgactattatttttattctttagttACAGTAGATGAAGAAGACTCTTAAATTTTGCTTAAAtctgtttctttttgtttgtctCTATTAGacttctaatttaatttttctatgaATGTTTTGTTGTCATCATAAGTCTTTGTTCTTATTTTCTAAttgttacattttattatttatcataatttacatatatatattcattaaattttagtcattctaacatatctataaaaaaaatcacatcaaACACACGTGCGAAGCAGATGCTCAAAAACTAGTTTATTATATAAACGAAGTTATATGAAATATACTTAGCCCAAAGTGCTAAGCCCGTAAAAATTCGAACAGAGCAAAAAAAGTGGCAAACATAGattgaaaaagaagaataaaagtgataaaaacGATGCTCCTTCTAGCTTCTGGTAACATCTTCTCCTTCCCTCTTTTCACAGTGGACGTGAAGCTTCTCTTACGATCGATTCTAGTAACTCATCATCAGTAGAGAGAAGGGGTCTTTTTCAGCTTGATTTGATGTGTACCTCTGAGTTGATCTATTATTTTTGACAAGATTGATGCTGATCTTTCTCTCTTTGTATGTTTCTAGGTGAACGAACACTCAGACCAAGGATTCTTCTGTCAACAAGGGTAAGTTATACCTTTTTTCTTAGATCTATTGCACTGAATTAAATTTACAAAGAGAATTGATACCACCACCTGAGGTTGGATCTTTAAAATTATGTACTGACTTATTAAACTTTTTAAAGATTTGACACAAGATATATTCATGTAATCAATTTGGCTTCTACCTCGAACATGAAACTAACTGATCCAATTCAGAATAGGTAAacaaatattatgatatttattttacttgaatTGTTGAAGATATAACTCAGTAATGCTTGGTTGCTGAAGATATATGTTCTAATGCTAGaaatattttagaagttatagagaaaattaaatgCGGTTATAACAAAGCATATTAGACTGCCTTATTCTCAAATGAGGATAAATGATTACTCTTACCTTGagttcatcattttatttatttatttatttagttatttatttgttGTAGTTAACTTTATCTAGTGTCCCTGTGTGGAGTTTTtgcataattattaaaaattcttttgcactatatttgaaaatgattttcttgaaaacttattcaaattgtgtttttatttatgatatccGGTTTGCCTTGTTCTTTGTCCATTTATATTTTCTACTGATATTGTTTCTTGcttttattttgttctcttataAAGAAGTGAGACTCGAgcatataaaatattgaatagaGGCTAATGTTTCTTATCTTTATTCTTGCTGCGGACCAACAACATTGGTAAAACCATTTGATTCTCATTATCTTCAACAACGAAGGCGTTTAATGATTTGTAGGGTAAGATATTCAAGTACAGTTTTCCATTCTCATAAATATTTAGTTTAGTTGTTGTGGTCAATATTTTTCACTGTCCCTATATAGAATTTTTGACACAACTagctaaaaatcattttaactttatttggTCAATAGTTTTCTTCTGAAccttttcataaatttattttaccattttaataaaatattttatgtttaaagtGGAAGTTAATGTCTCAATTGATTAGTCTCAGCTTAATATATTTGTagtagttatttttattttgtgccCTGATATGGAAATGTGGCATAATTATTGAAATTCTCTTGAAGTTTATATGTCAATTgattttcttgtaattttttttcaaattgtgcttaataattttcattttttgaatgtTTAAAGTGGATATTAATGTCTTAAATGATTCTTTCTCAAGTTGGTAGTTAATGACATTATAGACATGctattttaactttattctcttttaaatttgtattttttccatttttgtgTCTAAGTTTGTGGTGAGGCGAGGATGGGGCTAAGGGGATTTGACCTTGatggaaaaataaataagtgtatATTTTGGTTGCACGGAAAAAAACTATTTCGCTGAAATTTTAAAGGATATATTATGAAAAGTTCTATCCTTTAAAAAATAGGCGATCCTActtgtaaaacttattttcCTAGATTTATGTTTTCAAGAAGATCTATGTTAAAGAtgtcttttttaattttccttcaCGTGATATAGGACTTAGAATTTAACAAGGAGTAGATAATATCGAAAGAGTTTTGTTTTTCCATATTTTAATCAAGTTAGGATTTTTTGGATTTGTATGACATTGATTTTATTATCGAATTGACCTATATAAGAAAACTAACTACAAACACTCTAGATTTTGAGGTTAGCTTACCGGTTTCATGTGAAATAAGATTATGTTTTGCTGAGTTTCCacgattatattatttttctaaactcAATTTCATGGTATGAATCTTCAAAAGTTTGAAAGTTATGTAAAGTTTGAAAGTTATGTCCTACTGGCAACTTTTTACTATAAAGAGTcttaattattatcttttaaaaaagtatatCCATCTTGTCTCCTACCTCTAAAGGAACTGTGTCATTACAACTAAAGAGACATTTAGCGGCAATAGATTTTCCTATTCCCGCAATGGTATTTATTGAAAATTGAGTTAATGACATTGCATTAAGAGTCACTAAAGCCATTAGAGGCATTTATATAGAGTGTCATGTATAAATGTCATATTTATTATCGCTGCTAAATATGATATAgaggaaattatatttttctgttAAATAATTGTCGCTAagtcttttattttctaaatagtattaaaatttaaaaggatTACTACTTGATACTTTCTTTGTTTCACGTTTCAATTTATAACATCTTATGTTTAATCTAGATCCTTGTTTACTCTTACTTTCATCGAGCTTGTTATTACATCCTTGTGTATGACTTATGTAGAAGAATAAGGTTACTCATATGTTTCACTTGTTGTAGACCCTTCCTTTagtgtcctttttagcatgcaccttatatatttttgaatctattatatgaagaaaatgtgaataatttaattcattaggTTGTGCTTGAGTGAGTTTTATAAACACTACCACTGGATTTCATGGTTCATTTTCAAGTTCGTTgagaaattttctaaatttaatgGTGCTTGAATTGTTTAACTCTTTATGTAAGAATAATTTCTTATGAATTATCGGATGGATAGATACAATTCTAATACAGAAAATACTGCCTTCAACCAAACTGAGAACGGTAGGAACTTACCTCCAACTAATATACCTTCAAATGTTCCCGATGGCACTGAGGGAAATGGAATTGATTTAAATGAACGAAGCAATGAAACAACAGGAGGTATTTCCACGTCTGCAACTTTGCGTACTATAAATGATTTTGTTAGAAGTGTGAGAAATAGAGACATCAAAATATAAGAAAGTATTCCGAATAATACTAGAAGCTCTCTTCAAATGCAAAACTCATGGCATACTCCAACAACTTCATTTTTTACAGTACAAACTTTCTTGGAGATTCTCGTACTGTGAGTGATTTTGTAAGTGGTGTCACAAATACTGGTCTCATACCATCAGAATGTCTTCAAAATAATGGTAGAAACTCTCTCCAAACGCAAAACTTGTGGCATTCTCTGACAACCTCATTTGCTCAGATACATACTTTCATGGAAATTCTCGTACTTTGAGTGACTTTGTAAGCGGTGTCACAAAGACTGACCTCATACCAGCCAGAATTTTTCCAAATAATGCTGGAAGTTATCTTCAAATGCAAAACTTATGGCATGCATCAACAACTTCATTTTCTCATAGTAGACAATTTCAAGGAGCTTCAAATATGGCATTTCTGGAAAATAGTACACATCGAACGTTCATTGAGAAACATAGAGGTTTTCATGGCGGTAGTTCATCAGCTTCAAGAAATCAATCTAATGCTTTTATCCACCCTTTTGGTGGTCCAGCTGGATATTTTGGAGAAAATGGACTATGGAACAGAGGAAACGATGCTAATTTCTTGAGAAATATTATTGATCCTCCACCTTCTCTTTTAATTGGGAAAACTATCACGGCTAGTTTTTCTTTCATAACATTAGTGCGGTCTTTGTTGATAGTATCTTCTTCGGTCTTTTCCGTTGTTATATctcaatcataatttttttttacattttgaatGGGTGTTTTACCAATTCACTTGGACATGTAGGGTGGAAGATCCAGGGACCCAGGTCACAGGGATAATCCTATTGTTATCGAGGTATGCAATTCTCATACTTTATCTATTCTGAATTCAGTTGTCATTTCGACCTAAACTAATTTTACCATCAACTTCTTTAATAGTAATATTATATGAAGATGATGTAACCTATAATTTCCactttttactaaattatttcCCTGATCCATATTATGCTTGCATGAGTAGCTCAAATTCCTTTGTCTAAGTATGTCAATATATGTCTATTCTCTTAATTTCCATTTATTATTCTTTCCAAAGGTAATATTTATATGTTGGATATGTTACTTCTTGTCATGCATAgctttcacataattttttgttatgataAGTAAGAAAAATGAGTCTTGTTACTGTGAGTTTCTACACGCaggatgatgaagaagatgaacatGATGATACTCAACAAGATGGTATGTTCTATGATGTTGAAATGTCGTACAAGGTAAAACACCGAGGAACAATGCATGAACATGTGATATGATTAGAGTAATCAATCCTATATTTTGTCAAATAACGAGTGATTTGTATTTTAGGCATTTTTGGCACTCCAAGAGCATATAGGTGGCATTGAAATTGGATTGAACAAGAACATTATTTCTAAACTTCTGAAGCATAGTAGGTATCAAAtaataaagatgaaaaattgTATTAACTCTTGCTGCATTTGCTTGGTAAGGcacacaactttttttttcttcctaaatCACTTTTATGTTTGTTTGCAACCTTGTCCAATTTTATTCTTTCCTGTTTTGGCGTGTATAGGAAACTTATGAAGATGGAGAAGTACTAGGAAAAATTGGCTGTGGACATGAATTTCATTGTCAATTCATCGAGGAGTGGCTGGAGATCAAGAATTCGTGTCCGGTTTGCAGAAGGATTGCTTTGACTTCAGCTAGTAATCTTTGGTTCTAACTTTGATCTACCAATTTGTCAAGCCTTTTTTTAATTGACAGTGTACAAGATGGAGTAGAATTCCttaatgataaattatgatgaatttcagTTTTTACCAAAGTGCTAGTAATTTTATAACTTATGAGACTTCAagtttctttaatttctctaCCAATCTTGTTGGTACATCAAACAAGTactaacattattatttttgacaGTTGATTGAATTATAAAACTAAGATTGATCATTTTCTTGATAGTTGAAGATGACAGTGTGTCATGAATAAATATTGTGAGTTCTTTTTCTATAATTGGGTAAAGATGCTAATAATCAACTCTAGAGATTTCTAACTATTTATGTGTCTCAAATGCCTTACATAGTAGTGAAACAATAACTCATTGATGTCATTCAAAATACCTGGCAAATCCTGGATAAATGGAGATATTTGAAAAAGGAATAATGTCTGAGTCTAGTGTCACTGGCAGGAGACATGTTGTCCCGAAATGCATTAATTTCAATACTCCCCCTTATTGCATTTGATTAAAAACTTCAATGTCTTCTCGAAGATGACAAAACTTTT
This window encodes:
- the LOC107013168 gene encoding E3 ubiquitin-protein ligase BIG BROTHER; amino-acid sequence: MDRYNSNTENTAFNQTENGRNLPPTNIPSNVPDGTEGNGIDLNERSNETTGDTYFHGNSRTLSDFVSGVTKTDLIPARIFPNNAGSYLQMQNLWHASTTSFSHSRQFQGASNMAFLENSTHRTFIEKHRGFHGGSSSASRNQSNAFIHPFGGPAGYFGENGLWNRGNDANFLRNIIDPPPSLLIGKTITGGRSRDPGHRDNPIVIEDDEEDEHDDTQQDGMFYDVEMSYKAFLALQEHIGGIEIGLNKNIISKLLKHSRYQIIKMKNCINSCCICLETYEDGEVLGKIGCGHEFHCQFIEEWLEIKNSCPVCRRIALTSASNLWF